The Pseudomonas parafulva genome includes a window with the following:
- the pyk gene encoding pyruvate kinase: MTPDKKVKILATLGPATGGIDDVRQLVEAGVNIFRLNFSHGEHADHALRYQWIREVEQQLHYPLGILMDLQGPKLRVGRFAEGKVQLQRGQALRLDLDEAPGDSRRVNLPHPEIIAALEPGMDLLLDDGKLRLQVTAKHSDAIDTEVLNGGELSDRKGVNVPQAVLDLSPLTEKDRRDLAFGLELGVDWVALSFVQRPEDILEARQLIGDRAFLMAKIEKPSAVEQLPAIAELADAIMVARGDLGVEVPAESVPQIQKRIIGTCRQLGKPVVVATQMLESMRFSPAPTRAEVTDVANAVAEGADAVMLSAETASGDYPLEAVQMMSKIIRQVENGPDYQAQLDVGRPKAEATVSDAISCAIRRISGILPVAVLVNYSESGASTLRTARERPRAPILNLTPNLNTARRLSVAWGVHSVVNDRLRQVDEVVSTALEIAQAQGMANRGDTLLITAGVPFGKPGSTNTLRIETLN; encoded by the coding sequence GATGTGCGGCAACTGGTGGAAGCAGGCGTGAACATTTTTCGCCTCAACTTCAGCCATGGCGAGCATGCCGACCATGCGCTGCGCTATCAGTGGATCCGCGAGGTGGAGCAGCAGCTGCACTACCCGCTAGGCATCCTCATGGACCTGCAAGGGCCGAAGCTGCGTGTGGGCCGTTTCGCTGAAGGCAAGGTGCAGTTGCAACGCGGTCAGGCCCTGCGCCTGGACCTGGACGAGGCCCCTGGCGACAGCCGCCGGGTCAACCTGCCACACCCTGAAATCATCGCAGCCCTTGAGCCCGGCATGGACCTGCTGCTGGACGACGGCAAGCTGCGCCTGCAGGTGACCGCCAAACACAGCGATGCGATCGACACCGAAGTGCTGAACGGTGGCGAGCTGTCCGACCGCAAGGGCGTCAACGTGCCGCAAGCGGTGCTCGACCTCTCCCCGCTCACCGAAAAAGACCGCCGCGACCTGGCTTTCGGCCTGGAGCTGGGTGTGGACTGGGTGGCCCTGTCGTTTGTACAGCGCCCCGAGGACATCCTTGAAGCGCGCCAGCTGATTGGTGACCGCGCCTTCCTGATGGCCAAGATCGAGAAACCTTCGGCGGTCGAACAACTGCCAGCCATTGCCGAACTGGCGGACGCGATCATGGTGGCCCGTGGCGACCTGGGCGTGGAAGTGCCGGCCGAGAGCGTGCCGCAGATTCAGAAGCGCATCATCGGCACCTGCCGGCAGCTGGGTAAACCGGTGGTAGTGGCTACGCAGATGCTCGAATCGATGCGTTTCTCGCCAGCACCGACTCGTGCCGAAGTCACCGACGTGGCCAACGCCGTGGCCGAAGGTGCGGACGCTGTGATGTTGTCGGCGGAGACGGCCTCGGGTGACTACCCGCTCGAAGCCGTGCAGATGATGAGCAAGATTATCCGCCAGGTGGAGAACGGCCCGGACTACCAGGCCCAGCTCGACGTTGGCCGGCCGAAGGCCGAGGCCACCGTATCGGACGCCATCAGCTGCGCCATCCGTCGCATCAGCGGCATCCTGCCGGTGGCGGTGCTGGTCAACTACAGCGAGTCGGGCGCCTCGACCCTGCGTACTGCGCGCGAGCGCCCACGGGCACCGATCCTCAACCTGACGCCGAACCTGAACACCGCTCGCCGCCTTAGCGTGGCCTGGGGCGTGCATTCGGTAGTGAATGACCGCCTGCGCCAGGTGGACGAAGTGGTTTCCACTGCGCTGGAAATTGCCCAGGCCCAAGGCATGGCTAACCGTGGCGACACGCTTCTGATCACTGCCGGTGTGCCTTTCGGCAAGCCAGGCTCGACCAACACGCTGCGCATCGAGACGTTGAACTGA
- a CDS encoding class I SAM-dependent methyltransferase, whose amino-acid sequence MTSPIAALEQHLLAALNPAPEETRRLFHGRGRCWPGLEQITVDWLQGVLSVALFREPPEGQLAALEAMLLRLSRLEQWTGQAILLQHRYLPDSPGQWLVGEPCQQREVIEDGLTYLLDLGVRQNNGLFLDMRLGRQWVRAQAKGQRVLNLFAYTCGFSVAAIAGGAEQVVNLDMAKSALSRGRDNHRLNQHDPSRVAYLGHELFKSWGKVRKYGPYDLIIIDPPTFQRGSFVLTQDYAKILRRLPELLNEGGTVLACVNDPGIGPEFLIEGMAEHAPGLAFVERLQNPPEFPDVDPAGGLKALVFRLG is encoded by the coding sequence CGATTGCCGCCCTCGAGCAGCATCTGCTTGCCGCCCTGAACCCCGCCCCTGAAGAAACCCGTCGTCTTTTCCACGGTCGTGGCCGTTGCTGGCCTGGTCTTGAGCAAATCACGGTGGACTGGCTTCAAGGCGTGTTGTCGGTCGCCTTGTTCCGTGAGCCCCCGGAAGGACAATTGGCAGCGCTTGAGGCGATGCTGTTGCGGCTGTCGCGCCTTGAGCAGTGGACAGGCCAGGCGATCCTGCTGCAACACCGTTACCTGCCCGACAGCCCCGGTCAATGGCTGGTGGGCGAGCCGTGTCAGCAACGTGAAGTGATCGAGGACGGTCTGACCTACCTGCTGGACCTGGGGGTACGCCAGAACAATGGCCTGTTCCTGGACATGCGCCTTGGTCGCCAGTGGGTGCGTGCCCAGGCCAAGGGGCAGCGCGTGCTGAACCTGTTTGCCTACACCTGTGGTTTTTCGGTGGCGGCGATTGCAGGTGGCGCCGAGCAGGTGGTGAACCTGGACATGGCCAAATCGGCACTGTCCCGAGGGCGCGATAACCACCGCCTTAACCAGCACGACCCGTCCCGGGTGGCCTACCTGGGCCATGAGCTGTTCAAGTCGTGGGGCAAGGTGCGCAAATACGGGCCTTACGATCTGATCATCATCGATCCGCCTACCTTCCAACGCGGTAGCTTCGTGCTGACCCAGGACTACGCGAAGATCCTGCGGCGCTTGCCTGAGCTGTTGAATGAAGGTGGGACGGTGTTGGCCTGTGTGAACGACCCGGGCATCGGGCCTGAGTTCTTGATCGAGGGCATGGCCGAGCACGCGCCCGGCCTTGCCTTCGTCGAACGCCTGCAGAACCCGCCCGAGTTTCCGGATGTGGATCCGGCTGGGGGATTGAAGGCGTTGGTGTTTCGGTTGGGTTGA
- a CDS encoding sulfate ABC transporter substrate-binding protein has translation MKKFFTVSLAAASLAFGTLAHAAPTLLNVSYDVMRDFYKDYNPAFQKHWEAEHNEKVNVQMSFGGSSKQARAVIDGLPADVITMNMATDINALVDNGKLIPDNWVTRLPNNSAPFTSATVFIVRKGNPKALKDWPDLLKDGVQVIVPNPKTSGNGRYTYLSAWGYVLKQGGDENKARAFVGKLFKQAPVLDTGGRAATTTFMTNQIGDVLVTFENEAEMIAREFGRDQFEVVYPSVSAEAEPPVSVVDKVVARKGTQAVAEEYLKYLWSPAAQELAAQNYLRPRDATVLAKYTDRFPKVEFLSVEKTFGDWRTVQKTHFNDGGVFDQIYTGQ, from the coding sequence GTGAAAAAGTTCTTCACCGTCTCGCTGGCCGCCGCCAGCCTGGCCTTCGGCACCCTGGCCCACGCTGCCCCGACCTTGCTGAACGTTTCCTACGACGTGATGCGTGACTTCTACAAGGATTACAACCCCGCCTTCCAGAAGCACTGGGAGGCCGAGCATAACGAGAAGGTCAATGTGCAGATGTCCTTCGGTGGCTCGAGCAAACAGGCGCGCGCGGTGATCGATGGCCTGCCGGCCGACGTGATCACCATGAACATGGCCACCGACATCAATGCCTTGGTCGACAACGGCAAATTGATCCCTGACAACTGGGTCACGCGCCTGCCGAACAACAGTGCACCGTTCACCTCTGCCACGGTGTTCATCGTCCGCAAAGGCAACCCCAAGGCATTGAAAGACTGGCCCGACCTGCTCAAGGATGGCGTACAGGTCATCGTACCCAACCCCAAGACCTCGGGTAACGGCCGCTACACCTACCTGTCGGCGTGGGGCTATGTGCTCAAGCAAGGCGGTGACGAGAACAAGGCGCGCGCGTTCGTCGGCAAGCTGTTCAAGCAGGCGCCGGTGCTCGACACCGGTGGTCGCGCCGCCACCACCACGTTCATGACCAACCAGATTGGCGATGTGCTGGTGACGTTCGAGAACGAAGCCGAAATGATCGCCCGCGAATTCGGTCGCGATCAGTTCGAGGTGGTTTACCCAAGCGTGTCGGCCGAAGCCGAGCCGCCGGTGAGCGTGGTCGATAAAGTCGTCGCCCGCAAAGGCACTCAGGCGGTGGCCGAGGAATACCTGAAATACCTGTGGTCCCCGGCCGCCCAGGAACTCGCCGCCCAGAACTACCTGCGCCCACGCGATGCGACTGTGTTGGCCAAGTACACCGACCGTTTCCCCAAGGTTGAATTCCTCTCGGTCGAGAAGACCTTTGGTGACTGGCGCACCGTGCAGAAAACGCATTTCAACGATGGGGGCGTGTTCGATCAGATTTATACCGGTCAGTGA
- a CDS encoding urea transporter, with protein sequence MYTKNFVNPCPDWATALLNGFSQVLLLRNPLCGLCCLLAILLTAPALLGGALLGALAGLLTAQARGYDRADRQAGLYSYNGVLIGLLISAVLPWSIIQPPLVIAAAGLSSIITHQWRKRGGKLLVAYTAPFVLLGWGTLLFVQTASAPVVVEADLASALARGVGQIFLLDQPLAGLLIIVGLLIANPYACLWAVIGSAAGAGLALLVGDAQSAWMGLYGFNAALAALAFSRQGEKPWVTLLAIGLALALQPLLSRLPVPALTAPFVAACWLIHFGRHLKLGKRQTPGRLHS encoded by the coding sequence ATGTACACCAAAAATTTCGTAAACCCGTGCCCCGACTGGGCCACGGCGCTGCTAAACGGCTTCAGCCAGGTGCTGTTGCTGCGTAACCCCTTGTGCGGGCTATGCTGCCTGCTGGCGATCTTGTTGACCGCACCGGCGCTGCTGGGCGGCGCGCTGCTTGGCGCGCTGGCAGGCCTGCTGACGGCACAGGCCCGCGGCTACGACCGCGCCGATCGACAGGCTGGGCTGTACAGCTACAACGGCGTGCTCATCGGTTTGTTGATCAGCGCTGTGCTGCCTTGGTCGATCATCCAGCCACCGCTGGTAATCGCTGCCGCCGGCCTGTCCAGCATCATCACCCACCAATGGCGCAAGCGGGGGGGCAAGCTGCTGGTCGCCTACACGGCGCCCTTCGTACTGCTGGGCTGGGGCACGTTGCTATTCGTGCAGACGGCTAGCGCACCCGTGGTGGTCGAGGCCGACCTGGCGAGTGCCCTGGCAAGAGGGGTCGGGCAGATTTTCCTGCTCGATCAACCCCTGGCCGGGCTGCTGATCATCGTCGGCCTATTGATCGCCAACCCGTATGCCTGTCTCTGGGCGGTCATAGGCTCTGCCGCGGGTGCAGGCCTGGCACTGCTCGTGGGTGATGCGCAGTCAGCATGGATGGGGCTGTATGGATTCAACGCGGCCCTGGCAGCCCTGGCCTTCAGCCGACAAGGGGAAAAACCCTGGGTCACGCTGTTGGCCATTGGCCTGGCGCTGGCGTTGCAGCCGCTTTTGAGCAGGCTGCCGGTCCCGGCGCTCACGGCACCCTTCGTCGCCGCCTGCTGGCTCATCCACTTCGGTCGTCACCTGAAGCTTGGCAAACGCCAGACCCCGGGGCGCTTGCATAGCTGA
- a CDS encoding ion transporter has product MNKPASLRERLYVIVFQSDTVAGRRFDKTLLLIILASLVTVILDSIDEVHRGYGGLLAAIEWGFTAIFLCEYLTRLYCSPRPLRYAFSFYGLVDLLAIVPGIIALYYSDAQYLLIVRVIRMLRIFRVLKLSPYLKQANYLLDALRGSKQKIIVFLVSVSTLVTVFGTLMYVIEGPEHGFTSIPKGIYWAIVTLTTVGFGDIVPRTPLGQVLSSLVMIIGYSIIAVPTGIFTAELANAMRGEQLQHACPTCSKKSHESGAAFCARCGNALFPKSG; this is encoded by the coding sequence ATGAACAAACCTGCAAGCCTGCGCGAGCGGCTTTACGTGATCGTCTTCCAGAGCGATACCGTGGCCGGAAGACGCTTCGACAAGACCCTGTTGCTGATCATCCTGGCCAGCCTGGTCACGGTCATCCTGGACAGCATCGACGAGGTGCATCGCGGGTACGGGGGCCTGCTGGCCGCGATCGAATGGGGCTTTACCGCCATTTTCCTGTGCGAATACCTGACACGGTTGTACTGCTCGCCCCGGCCCTTGCGCTACGCATTCAGCTTCTACGGCCTGGTGGATCTGCTGGCGATCGTGCCGGGCATCATCGCGCTGTACTACAGCGACGCGCAGTACCTGCTGATCGTGAGGGTCATCCGCATGTTGCGGATCTTCCGTGTGCTCAAGCTCAGCCCGTACCTCAAGCAGGCCAATTACCTGCTCGATGCCCTGCGCGGCAGCAAGCAGAAGATCATCGTGTTTCTGGTCAGCGTCTCGACGCTGGTTACCGTGTTCGGCACCCTCATGTATGTGATCGAAGGCCCGGAACATGGCTTCACGAGCATTCCCAAGGGGATCTACTGGGCCATCGTCACGCTGACCACGGTCGGGTTCGGCGATATCGTGCCCAGAACGCCATTGGGCCAGGTGCTCTCTTCACTGGTGATGATCATCGGCTATTCGATCATCGCGGTGCCGACCGGGATCTTTACGGCCGAGCTCGCCAATGCCATGCGTGGAGAACAACTGCAGCACGCCTGCCCGACCTGCAGCAAGAAATCCCATGAAAGTGGCGCGGCGTTTTGTGCCCGGTGTGGCAATGCGTTGTTCCCGAAATCCGGTTGA